The genomic stretch CGAAATTCCCCTACACCATCCGCGTCGTGTCGGAAGTGACTGAATCGAACGGCTCGTCCTCGATGGCGACCGTTTGCGGTTCCGCTCTTTCGCTCATGGATGCGGGCGTTCCCCTGACCCGCCCCGTCGCCGGTATCGCGATGGGCCTGATCAAGGAAGGCTCGAAATTCGCAGTCCTGTCCGACATCCTCGGCGACGAAGACCATCTCGGCGACATGGATTTCAAGGTGGCGGGTACCGCAAGCGGCATCACCGCGCTGCAGATGGACATTAAAATCACGTCCATCACCGAGGAGATCATGAAGATCGCCCTCGCGCAGGCACAGGCGGGCCGCCTGCACATCCTGGGCGAAATGGCGAAGGCGCTGACCGGCGCGCGCGAAACGCTGAACCAGAACGCGCCGCAGATCGTCACGATCAAGATCCCGAAGGAAAAGATCCGCGAAGTCATCGGCTCCGGCGGTTCGGTCATCCGCGAGATCACCGAAAAAACCGGCACCAAGATCGACATCGAAGACGATGGCACGATCAAGGTCGCGGCTGTCGGCTCCGAAGCGATCCAGAAAGCGCTGGATTGGATCAAGGGCATCACCGCCGAAGCGGAAGTCGGCAAGGTCTATGACGGCACGGTCGTGAAGGTTGTCGAATTCGGCGCCTTCGTGAACATCATGCCGAAAACGGACGGTCTGGTGCATATCTCCGAACTCGCCGCACGCCGCGTGAAAACGGTCGATGAAGTCGTCAAAGAAGGCGACAAGGTGAAAGTGAAATGCATCGGCATGGAAAAAGGCAAGATCAAGCTGTCGATGAAAGCCATCGACCAGAAGACCGGCCAAGACATCCAGCCGCAGCGCGAAGCGTCGTAAGACGTTTCTAGCTGACTAAAGAATTAAGGGCGTCAGCTTCGGCTGGCGCCCTTTTCTTTTGCGGTCTTTCGGTTATATTTAGGGGCATTCAATTCAGGAGAACCACATGACCTCCCTCGTCATCCCCCGCGTTATCGGCCATCGTGGCGCGAAGGCTTATGCACCGGAAAATACGCTGTCCAGCATCCATGCCGCCGCCGATCTTGGCTGCGAATGGGTGGAGGTGGATGTGAAACTGTCGAAGGACAGCGAAGCGATTATTTTCCATGACGAAGAACTGCTGCGCTGCACCGGCGTCAACGGTTTGGTGAAAGATTTCACGCTGGCGGAACTGCGCGAGATGGATGCGGGATCATGGTACGGCGAAAGCTTTTTGAACGAACGCATCCCGACGCTGGAGGAACTGCTCAATACCGTGCTGGAACGCGGCATGGGCGTGAACCTTGAAATCAAGCCCTGCCCCGGTCGCGAAAAAGAAACCGCCGAAGTGATGCTGGATGTGGCGACGCGCATCTGGCCGGATGATGCGCCCCCGCCCCTTGTCTCCAGCTTTCAAAATGTCAGCCTTGAAACGGCGATGGACATGATGGAGGAATGGCCGCGCGGTTTCCTGATGGACGAACACATGGACAATTGGCGCGAAATGGCCGAATACCTGCAGGCCGCCACGATCAACATCAACGGCAACACCGTCACCCGCGACCAGATCGAGGAGTATATGGAGTACCAGAAACCCATCCTCGCCTATACCATCAACGACCAGATGAAGGCCAAGGAACTGGTGCGCTGGGGCGTAGATGCCGTATTCTCCGACAACCCCGACACCATCATGGAAATTCTGTCGCCGAAGCATTGACTTCAACATCTTCATAAATCCACCCCGCCGAAGGGCGGGGTCCGGCCCTGCCGTCAGGCAGTTTTATAAAGGCGCTGCGCGCGCCAGACCCCGCCCTTCGGCGGGGTGGCATGCTGAGGAGTCCATGACAAAAAGAAAGCCCGCAGAAAATACTGCGGGCTTTCCCTTCGAGGGGGAATACTGCAAAAGCCGTTTCCCCTAGGAAGTCTGTCTTTCGTTTAGTGCGGGCAGCCGCAATCGCCTTTTTTCGAGCGATCCGTGACCGTTTTCTCATCGGGCTTTGCTTCGCGCGACTGGGCTTTTTCTTCATTGGCCAGCTTTGCATCGTCTTCCGGTGCGGGCGGGCCGCCTTCGCCTTCCCAACGCATTTGCGGATAACCGCTGCGGGGAGCAGGCTGATTTTCTTTGCGAATGTCTGCCATGTTGCTTCTCCTCTGGTCGTTGGTTAAAAATTTTCAGGGTGAAGAGACAAGGGCGTTTTGAAAGACCGGCTTTAAACACCCTTGCCTCTTCGCTGTAACCAACGGCCAGTTTGGAATTACGTTCCAAAATAAATCCCCTGCATTTTCAAAAACCTAAGTTTTTGAAAAGAAAAAAAGGCCGGGTAGCGTTGCGCCCCCGGCCTTCTCTTTTCTTCAGGTCGCGTTACAAAACGCGGCTTGAGGAAACCTTACTGCTTGGTGCCGCAGCTGCCGCTGGTGGCGCAGGAACCGGAGTCCTTGCCGGCACCCGACATCACTTCGCCATCGCGTGCAGACGGATGCTTCGTTTCAATATCGAATTCACCCGCACCGGTCTTGGATGCGGATTTTTTATCGATGCTGGTGTCACGAGCTGCGACGGGAGCGGCTTTCGAGGGGTTCTGCGATTGTTTGTTTTCCATGATAAATATCCTTCATTTGTTGTGTGTGTTTGCCATTTGGCAAACATCCCGCAAAACACAAGGTTTCGCAGGGTTAAAGGAGAGGACAAAGGGATTTTACGATAAGCATCCTAAAATGCCTCTGTCCTCGCGCGGCATGCCAACAGCCAAGCGTGCAAAGAGTTCCTGATTTTTTTCAGGTGAAGGTATTAAGGATAATCGCAGGAGTCGGAAGTGACGCTCATGAATGAACGCTCGCCCGCCGCGATCGTGAAGCGGTATTCCTTGTTGCCCACGACCAGCGAATGCTGCAGCGGCAAGAGGCCTTCTTTTTCCGTGCGCTTGCCGCCGATTTCGGTGAAGGTCAGCTTCACTTTCTTGCCGGGGTCGTACCATGCTTCCGGCGCGCCGGCGGCGTTCACCGATGCCTGACCGTCGCCCGCAACCGTCACCACGCCGTTGCCGAACGCAACCGCGCCCTGCGGGCCGCTATAGACGGGCGTTTTCACGACGAAGCGTTTCACCACGGGTTCGGTGCAGTTTTTCGGCGGCCGCGCCGCGTCGATCAGGAAGGCAAGGCGTTCGGGTTTAATGCCGGAATCAAGCTGCTTCTTCACTAGATCGGTCAATTGCTTGAACACGCCCTGCGGCACTTCCTGCTTGTATTTTTCCTCCAGCTGCTGATAACGCACCTGCGTGGATTGCACGTCGGAATGCAGTTTTGTGATGACTTCATCAAGGCCGGTGCGTTCTTCCTGAAGCTTGGTCGCCTGTTCCTTGAAGGCCAGCTGGCTGGTGCGTTCTTTTTCGCCGCCCCACCAGAAACAGGTGGCGCAGAGCAGCGCGATCATGAAGATCACCATGCCGATGCGTCGGTTGCGCTGCGCGTTCTTGCGGCGCGAACGGCGCCCGCCGAATTCATGCGACATAAAGTTCATAGTTGTATCACTCCTCTTCGCTGCCTTTTGTCAGGCGTATGCCGGGCGCGCTGAATTCGCCCAGATTTTTAAGTCCCACACGCATCATCAGCACGGTGCCGTTTTCGCCGGATGCTTCCGTAATCAGGCTGCGCGCGCCCTGCAACGAGAAGGAAAAACATTCATCGGCATAGTTGACGCCCAGCGTCGCCTTGCGTAAACCGGGCTCCTCGCCCATATCGGCCAGCGCGCCCGCGTTCAGCCACCAGTTGGGGCGGAAATAATACACGCCGTCCAACAATGCCTGCTGGCGGGACTCAGTGAAGCCCGTGCCCGCCGTGGGGTCAATGAAAATATATTTTCCGTTGACGGAAACCATATCGTTGCCCAGATGCGCCTGGAATTCGTGGCGGTGGATCACAAGGCTGCGGTTATCCATCTGGAAGCGGTAATCGCCGCTCAGGTATTTCGATACGCTGGCGTTGATCTGCCCGACGACATCGGATGCTTTATCCTGAAGGCCGGAACCCACGGGGAAGATCACATCGTCATCAAGGCGATAGCTTTGGCCGATGAAAATCTTGCCGTACCTGCCGTTGTCGCCATACAGCCCCGCACGGATGCCGTAATTGACGCGCGCGCCGTCCTCCACCCGGTCGATGCCCGGGAAGCGGTTGTCGGAGAACAGGTTGTTGGTATCCAGCTGGATGTCGATGCTGTCCTCGTTCGGGATTTCAAGCGGCGTGTCGTCCGTCTGCGGGCTGGCGCTGATCCCGATCTGCGGCTCGATCATCACCTGCGCTTTTTCGACGCGCTTCACCATCGGATAGGAAACATCAAAGCTGGCAACCGCCATGCCGCGTCCCTGCTGCGTGCTGCTGTCCAGTGCGGGGTTCAGCACGGCGGCGTTGCTGTCCTGCACGGCGTAAAAATCGCCGCGGCCGGACAGGTTCACGCGCGTGATAAAACCGGCGCGCGATACGTCGCGGCGTTCCCAGCCCAGATCGACCGACCCGCGCTGCACATCCTGGTCGGTGCCGGAGCGGCGCAGTTCCAGCGTCGAAAGACCCGCCGTCCAGCGCCCGCCGAACAGGCCGCCCGGCTCGCCAAGGCTGCGATGCTCGAGGCTTGGCAAAATATCCGGCTGTTCGGGACGCAGACCCAGACGCACGTCCTGAAAGTTGAACGCGGAAATGTTGGTGTAATCACGGCCCGAAAAGCGCTCGGCATAGGCACGGCTTTCCAGCACGTCCTGATGCGTGATGTCGTAAAGGCGCAGGTATTCCTTGTCGGATGCGCGCTGGATATTGAATCCCGCGCGCCATTTCTCGTCGATTTCATACAGGCCGTTGGCGAAGATATGGCCGCGCAGCCGGTCTTCCTCGATGCGGCCGTCTTCTTCGTGGCGGTCGGAATTGGCAAAGCTGCCGTCAAACTGCATACGGCCATGCTCGAAGCGCTTGCGCAGCTCGCCCATCACCAGCACGCCGGCCTGAGATGTGGGGCGCACCTTCACCGTGGCATCGATATCGGGGCGGATGTCGCCGAAGTAATAGCCCGCCTCCGCATGCGCGCCCTGTTCGCTGCTGTAGCCGTAGGACGGGCGCAGGAAACCGCTTTTGCGCTTCACCGACGGATCGGCATGGGAAAAGATCGGCGCGAAGGCCAGCGGCACGCCCGCAAATTCAAGGCGCGCGTTTTTGTACTTTACCGAATGGTCGGTTTCGTCGTGGATGACTTTGTCGGCCTTGATCTGCCACAGCGGCTTCGGGTCTGTTTCGCAGACTTTGCAAGGCGTATAGGACGCGTCGGTCAGCGTCATCTTCGTGCCGTTTTCGCGGCGCGCTTCGGATGCCGTGAAGCGCGACCCGTCGGCCAGCAGCGACAGCAGGCTGTGGACGAAGCCGTCCTTCATGCTTTTGTTTAGCGACACATATTCGGCGAAGCTGACATTGCCTTCGTCGTCGAGCAGCGACACGTTGCCGATCGCCTCGACCGTATCGGTATCCAGGTGATAAACCATTTTATCGGCGCGCAGGATCTGGTTGCCCTGCACGAGTTCCACATCGCCCTGCGCGGTGACGGTTTGTTTTTCATCGTCATGCGACAGCGCTTTGGAATTAAACTTGACCGGTAGGTCGCTGGTTTTTATTTCCTGTGCGGCAACGGCGGTTGCGCCCAGCATCAGGAAAACGCCCAGCATCGCCACGCGCTGCGCGACGGACTTACCCAGTGATGTAAGGCTTAGCTGTGACAAGACCCCGTCCCGGCTTGTTATGAGTAAAAGCTCCGGTTTAACGGCTTATTTTCCTGAAAAATCAGGGAGGTGTCAACTGTTCAGGTCACTTTCTGAGGAAGGACGGAACATCGTCGCCAAAGCCGCCGTCGTTTTGTTCGGGCTTCTCCGGTTTATCCGCATCAGTTTCGATATTATCGACATGGCGGTGACGGTGG from Alphaproteobacteria bacterium encodes the following:
- a CDS encoding glycerophosphoryl diester phosphodiesterase — translated: MTSLVIPRVIGHRGAKAYAPENTLSSIHAAADLGCEWVEVDVKLSKDSEAIIFHDEELLRCTGVNGLVKDFTLAELREMDAGSWYGESFLNERIPTLEELLNTVLERGMGVNLEIKPCPGREKETAEVMLDVATRIWPDDAPPPLVSSFQNVSLETAMDMMEEWPRGFLMDEHMDNWREMAEYLQAATININGNTVTRDQIEEYMEYQKPILAYTINDQMKAKELVRWGVDAVFSDNPDTIMEILSPKH
- a CDS encoding LPS-assembly protein LptD; protein product: MSQLSLTSLGKSVAQRVAMLGVFLMLGATAVAAQEIKTSDLPVKFNSKALSHDDEKQTVTAQGDVELVQGNQILRADKMVYHLDTDTVEAIGNVSLLDDEGNVSFAEYVSLNKSMKDGFVHSLLSLLADGSRFTASEARRENGTKMTLTDASYTPCKVCETDPKPLWQIKADKVIHDETDHSVKYKNARLEFAGVPLAFAPIFSHADPSVKRKSGFLRPSYGYSSEQGAHAEAGYYFGDIRPDIDATVKVRPTSQAGVLVMGELRKRFEHGRMQFDGSFANSDRHEEDGRIEEDRLRGHIFANGLYEIDEKWRAGFNIQRASDKEYLRLYDITHQDVLESRAYAERFSGRDYTNISAFNFQDVRLGLRPEQPDILPSLEHRSLGEPGGLFGGRWTAGLSTLELRRSGTDQDVQRGSVDLGWERRDVSRAGFITRVNLSGRGDFYAVQDSNAAVLNPALDSSTQQGRGMAVASFDVSYPMVKRVEKAQVMIEPQIGISASPQTDDTPLEIPNEDSIDIQLDTNNLFSDNRFPGIDRVEDGARVNYGIRAGLYGDNGRYGKIFIGQSYRLDDDVIFPVGSGLQDKASDVVGQINASVSKYLSGDYRFQMDNRSLVIHRHEFQAHLGNDMVSVNGKYIFIDPTAGTGFTESRQQALLDGVYYFRPNWWLNAGALADMGEEPGLRKATLGVNYADECFSFSLQGARSLITEASGENGTVLMMRVGLKNLGEFSAPGIRLTKGSEEE